The DNA sequence ATCAATTCATTGATGCGATTCATCAATGCCTCAGTCATATTTATTTCTTGTTTGTAATGTTTACGTTCCATTTTTTATTTTAGATTTTAGATTTTAGATTTTAGATTTTTTCAAATCTTTGTCCACTATCTATATTCTGCAATCTTTTAAATTTTTGATTCTAGATTTCTGATTTTAGATTTTTCAATCTGCAATCTACCCTCTAAAATCTACAATATCTTTACGCGTCTAATTCTCCGGCAATTACATTTAAACTGGATAAGATTACAATCGCATCCGATAATAAAGCACCTTTAATCATTTCCGGATACGCTTGGTAATAAATAAAACAAGGTCTTCTGAAATGCAATCTGTATGGTGTTCTGCTTCCGTCTGTCACTAAGTAAAATCCTAGTTCTCCGTTTCCGCCTTCAACCGGGTGGTAAATTTCTGCAACCGGTACAGGAACTTCTCCCATTACAATCTTAAAGTGATAAATTAAAGATTCCATAGAAGTGTAAACATCTTCTTTTGGAGGAAGGTAATAATCCGGAACTTCGGCATGATATTCATTTCCGGCTGGCATTTTATCTAAAGCCTGACGGATAATGCTTAAACTTTCCCAAACTTCGGCATTACGAACGCAGAAACGATCGTAAGTGTCACCTGATTTTCCAACAGGAACAATGAAGTCAAAATCTTCATAAGAAGAATAAGGGTGTGCTACACGAACATCGTAATCAATACCGGCAGCACGTAAGTTTGGACCTGTAAATCCGTAAGCCATTGCTTGTTCAGCGCTAATGGCACCTACGTTTACAGTTCTGTCAATAAAAATTCTGTTTCTTTCGAATAAGTTTTCGAATTCTTTCCAGGCAACTGGGAATTCTTCTAAAAATACGTCAAGTTTGCGGAAAGCTTCCGGTGACCAATCTCTTTCGAATCCACCAATTCTTCCCATATTAGTTGTTAAACGAGCCCCACAAATTTCTTCGTAGATTTCGTAAACTTTTTCTCTAAATTGGAAAACATATAAGAAACCGGTATAAGCACCAGTGTCAACCCCTAAGATCGAGTTACAGATTAAGTGATCTGTAATACGAGCCAACTCCATAATGATAACTCTTAAATATTGTGCTCTTTTAGGAACTTCAATATTTAATAATTTTTCTAAAGTCATCCACCATCCCATATTGTTGATAGGAGAGGAGCAATAGTTCATACGGTCTGTAAGCGGTGTAATTTGATAAAAAGGACGATTTTCGGCAATTTTTTCGAATGCTCTGTGGATGTAACCAATTGTAGGTTCAGCCTCCAAAATTCTTTCACCATCCATCAATAAGATATTTTGAAAAATACCGTGTGTAGCTGGGTGAGTTGGACCTAAATTCAGTACAGAAAGCTCGCTTCCGTCTTCGTTTAGTTTCTCTTTAATTATTTTAGCATATCGATGCTCTGGTGGTAATAATAGTTCTGACATTTTATAATGTTGAATTATTTATTTTTTAGCAATTTGTTGTTGTTCTTCCAAAGAATCTGTCGTCTTTATCAGTTCTTCCGCTGTCTTCCATTGGGAATTCTTTTCGCATTGGAAAAGAGATCATTTCATCCATATTCAAAATACGTTTCAATTGAGGATGACCAATAAAGTTAACACCGTAGAAATCGTATGTTTCTCTTTCCATCCAGTTTGAACTTAAAAAGATGTTTGAAATCGTTTTGATCTCCGGTTTTTCACCGTTGATGAAAACTTTGATTCTGATACGTTTGTTTTCGTACCAGTTATGCAGATGATATACGATTGCAAATTGACTTTCAACTTCGTTATCCGGATAATGAACACCACATAAGTCAGTTAAAAAATGAAAACGTAAATCTTGATCATTTTTAAGAAATAAAATCAACGCTGTAATTTTATCAGCTGAAGTTTCTAAAGTAAAAACATCTCTTTCTTCTCGGAAGTTAAAAACACTTGAATCAAATGTTTCTGTAAGTTTATCTTGGATCAGGGTATTGTCTAAAGCCATCTTATGAAATGTTATATGAAGCTAATAATTCTTGGTATTCAGGAGAACTTCTGCGTCTTACAGATTCTGATTTTACCAAATCTTGAAGTCTCATAACTCCATCTACAATTTGTTCCGGTCTTGGAGGACAACCCGGTACGTAAACGTCAACCGGAATTATTTTGTCAATTCCTTGTAAAACAGAATAAGTATCAAAGATTCCTCCGGATGAAGCACAAGCTCCAACAGCAATTACCCAACGAGGTTCCGCCATTTGTTCGTAAACCTGTCTTAAAATAGGACCCATTTTTTTAGAAATAGTTCCCATTACTAATAACATATCTGCTTGACGAGGAGAGAAACTCACACGCTCAGAACCAAATCGTGCTAAATCGTAATGTGAAGCCATTGTCGCCATAAATTCGATACCACAGCAAGAAGTCGCGAAAGGAAGTGGCCATAAAGAATTGGCTCTTGCCAAACCTACAACATCATTTAGTTTTGTAGCGAAGAAACCTTCTCCTACAACTCCTTCTGGCGGTGCAACCATATTTACTTTTGAATCGCTCATTTTATTTTAGATTTTAGATTTTAGATTTCTGATTTTAGATTCTTTCGAATCGTGAAAATCGAAATCAATATTTTAAAAAGTCAATATTTTATTTTGGGATTTTTTTTCAAATCTAAAATCTAAGATCTGAAATCAAAAATTCCTCTTATTCCCATTCTAACGCTTTCTTTTTGATGATGTAGAAAAAACCAACTAAAAGCAAAGACATGAAAATGATCATTTTTAACATTCCTTCTATTCCAAGTTCTTTGAAGTTTACTGCCCAAGGATAAAGGAAAATTACCTCTACGTCGAACAAAACAAATAAGATGGCAACTAAGAAATATTTTACAGAGAATGGAATACGGGCATTACCAACAGATTCAACTCCACATTCGAAATTTTTATCTTTTATGTCAGAGGTTCTTTTTGGGCCTAATTTTCCGGAAACGATGATAGTTCCTACTACAAAACCAACAGCAAGGATTAGCTGCATTAAAATAGGAAGATAGCTGTATTGATCAGATTGCATAAACTTAGGGATTTTTACTTAAAAAATAAGCCACAAAGATAGTTCCGAACTCTGTAAATCACAAGCTAAAAAAGGATTTAAGTAGGGGTGCAGCGAGTGATTTCGTCTAATTTTTATTCATTATAAATAACTTTCCGAAATTTTAATATTTTTTTAAGATTTGAGCAAAAAAAAACGTCTCGAAATGAATCGAAACGTTTCTTTAAACCATTCAGAGGCAAAAAAAATAAATTGCTATATTTTTCTTAGATTACTGCTACTTTAGCAGCAACTTTCCCTTTTCTTCCTTCTTCTTCTTCGTAGCTAACACGGTCACCTTCGCGTAATTCTTCCGCGTTAATTCCTGAAGCGTGAACGAAGATATCCTTTCCTGTTTCTTCGTCTGTAATGAATCCATAACCTTTAGATTCATTGAAAAATTTTACTGTACCTGTACGCATTGTAATTGTAATAATAATTTATAATGAAGCAAATGTAATATATATATTCATATAAAAGACAGTATGCTGTTAATTTTTTGTAAAAATTATTGATTTACAGTGTTTTTGCTATTTATTTAGTGTCTTGTTTGATATGTCGTAACTTAAAACTAAAATTCTTAAGGATATGTTAAAAAGTAGGAGCTTTTTTACTTTATTAAAAATCTTATTTTCGTCGAAAAACAGTTTATGTACGTATTGTTTTACTTTTTAACTGTGTTTTTCCCAGTTCAGCTACTTCTATCAGTTTTACCTAAAATTTATACCAAATCGACCTTAATGTGTAATTCTTTTAATTGTGCATCATCAATTGTAGCCGGTGCATCGATCATTACGTCACGTCCGGAATTGTTTTTAGGGAATGCAATAAAGTCTCTAATGGTTTCCTGACCACCTAAAATAGCAACCAAACGATCCAGTCCAAAAGCTAATCCTCCATGAGGTGGCGCTCCAAATTGGAAAGCGTCCATTAAGAAACCAAATTGTGCTTTCGCTTCTTCTTCTGTAAAACCTAAATATTTAAACATTAATTGTTGTGTAGCCTTATCGTGTATACGAATAGAACCTCCTCCAATTTCGTTTCCGTTTAAAACCATATCGTAGGCGTTTGCGCGAACTTTTCCCGGTTCGGTTTCCAGCAATTGCATGTCTTCCGGTTTTGGAGAGGTAAATGGATGGTGCATCGCGTGGTAACGACCGCTTTCTTCGTCTAATTCCAATAAAGGAAAATCTACTACCCAAAGCGGAGCAAATTCTTCCGGTTTACGCAATCCTAAACGAGTGGCTAATTCCATACGAAGAGCAGAAAGCTGCGCGCGTGTTTTGTTAGCCGGACCTGAAAGTACAAAAATCATATCGCCAGGTTTTGCGCCTGTGATTTTTGCCCATTGTCCTAAATCATCCTGATCGTAAAATTTATCTACAGATGATTTGTAAGTTCCATCGTCATTGCATTTGGCGTACACCATTCCTGAAGCTCCAACTTGCGGACGTTTAACCCAGTCAATTAAGGCGTCAATTTCTTTACGTGTATAATTTCCTGCTCCCGGAACTGCAATACCTACAACCAACTCGGCTGCATTAAATACAGGGAAATCTTTGTGCTGTGCAAATTCGTTCAATTCGCCAAACTCCATTCCGAAACGAATGTCCGGTTTGTCATTTCCGTATGTTTTCATGGCATAGTCGTAGGTAATTCTTGGGAATTTAGCTACTTCAACACCTTTGATTTCTTTTAGTAAATGTCTTGTCAATCCTTCAAAAACATTCAAAATGTCTTCTTGTTCTACAAATGCCATTTCGCAGTCAATTTGAGTAAACTCAGGCTGACGGTCTGCACGTAAATCTTCGTCACGGAAACATTTTACGATTTGGAAGTATTTGTCCATTCCTCCAACCATCAACAATTGCTTGAAAGTTTGTGGAGATTGTGGTAAGGCATAAAATTGTCCTTCGTTCATACGACTTGGTACAACGAAATCTCTCGCGCCTTCCGGAGTTGATTTGATTAAGTAAGGTGTCTCCACTTCACAGAAATCCAAATCAGATAAATATTTACGAACTTCCATCGCTACTTTGTGACGGAATAATAAACTGTTTTTTACAGGATTTCTTCTGATGTCTAAGTAACGGTATTTCATTCTGATGTCTTCTCCACCATCCGTCTCATCTTCAATTGTAAATGGAGGCGTTAAAGCAGCGTTTAAGATCGTTAGTTCAGTAACTAAAATTTCGATATCACCGGTTGGAATGTTTTTGTTTTTGGCTTCACGCTCAATAACAGTTCCTTTTACCTGAATTACAAATTCTCTTCCAAGTGTTTTTGCCAGTTCAAAAACCGTTTTGTCGGTACGAACTTCGTCGAAAATAAGTTGTGTAATTCCATAACGGTCGCGTAAATCAACCCAGTTCATAAACCCTTTATCGCGTGATTTTTGAACCCAACCCGCTAGTGTAACTTCCGTATTAATATTTGAGGCGTTTAACTCGCCACAATTATGACTTCTATACATGATCAAAATTTTAGATTGCAAAAGTAAACACAAAATTCAAATTAATATAGTAAAGTGATAACTTGCTGCTTATAAATTTGAAATATTTTGTTAATTGATAAATTTTAGATAAGTAAATTCTTTAGATTTGGTATACTAAAAACTAACTTTAAATATTTATGAAAAAACTTTTTGTTACCGGTTTATTGGTTCTTACCGCTTTGAATGGTATAGGTCAGACCAAAAGTCAAGTTAAATTTACGGCTAAAATTACAAATAGAAATAGTGATACATTAGTTATTAAAGGGGCGAACAATTTCAAACAAGTTATTCCGATTAACAAGAAAGAAATTTTTGTTGCTTCTTTTACTGCTCCAAAGGGATTTTATCGTTTTTCTGACGGTGTTGAATCTTCGAGTTTGTTTTTGAAACCGGGTTCTGAAGTAAATCTGACAATGAATGCCAAAGAATTTGATGAAACTATTGTTTATAAAGGAAAAGGAACTAATGAAAGTAATTTTCTGGCACAACAAGCTTTAAGAGACGAGAAATTTGAAAACGAAGCTTTCGCTAAAGAGGCTGCAGAATTTGCGTCCTTATTGCAAGAAAAGAAAAAGACAGACTTAGACAATATCGAGAAAGGAGATTTTGATCCTGAATTTAAAACAGGTTTGAAAAAATCAGTTGAAAAATTTCATGAATATGCCGCTCAGCAGTATAAAAGTGAGGCTGATATGAAAAAGTTAAAAGGTGCTGTTTCTGCCGATTTTGATTATGAAAACCACAAAGGAGGTAAAACAAAACTCTCTGATTTGAAAGGAAAATATGTTTATATAGATCTTTGGGCAACCTGGTGTGGACCATGTAGGGCTGAGATTCCATTTTTGCAGAAGATTGAAGAGAAGTATCATGGAAAGAACATTGAGTTTGTGAGTGTTTCTGTTGATGCTGTAAAAGATCATGATAAATGGCAGAAATTTGTAACGGATAAACAGTTGGGAGGTATTCAGTTGTTTTCTGATAATGAATGGAATTCTGCGTTTGTAACGAGTTATAATGTAACAGGAATTCCAAGGTTTATTCTTATTGATCCAAAAGGTAATATATTGGAGCCCAATGCAGAAAGACCCTCTTCTCCAGAGCTTCAAAAGCAATTAGATGCTTTATTGAACTAATTTCTTTGCAAAATTTATAACGTTATAGTAAATCAAGTCTTCGACTGAAATACCAGTAAAACCAGTGCGTGAGCGCTGGTTTTTTTGTTACACGCTGATTTCCAATGTTAAGTTTTTATCCAATGTTACCAAATTGTTAAGTAAAAGTTTTTTTAATGTAAACAATTAACTATATTTGGTAAAGATTTGATAACATTAATACCTACTAGATATGAAAAAGTGTGTAATTTTAGTTGCAATATTGTTCTCTGGAATTTTAGTTGCACAAGAGGTAAAACCAGAATTAGAAGCTGTTGGAAACAAAGTAAAAGCTACTTATTACTATGAAAATGGTAATGTACAACAAGAGGGTTTCTTTAAGGATGGTAAGTTAGATGGAGTTTGGGTATCCTATGACGAAAAAGGTAATAAAAAAGCAGTTGGAGAGTATACTGATGGAGTAAAAACCGGAAAATGGATTTTCTTCAATGAGAATAATCTTTGTGAAGTGGCGTATGAAAACAGCAAAGTGAGTTCCGTTAAAAACTTGCAAAAAAATGCTTTAGCAAATAGAAATTAAGAAGATTTCGAATATTTTAGAAAGGCCGTTTCAATTTCGAGACGGCTTTTTTTTTTATTTTTAAATGTCAGGCTGAGCGAAGTCGAAGCCCCTCTTAATTCAACTAGCCCTCGACTTCGCTTAGGTTGACATCGACGCAAAGTGTTTTTGTTAATCTTTGTCACCTGGACCTTGGGAATATCTCTCGCAAAGTCGCGAAGTCGCAAAGTTTTTAGGTCATTTAAAAAGATAAAACTTTAAAATTAAGCGCATTTCTTAAATGAACTTACATTACTTATATGTTTTAAAAACGCTATTCCCTTTTACCACAAACTCTTTATTAGATCTTAGTTTTTTTAGCTTTTTTTCTTCTTCCAAACCAAATTATAAAACCGGTAACCGGCAAAGCCGCTGCAATTAAGCTAACAGTAAAAGCAATGATTTTTCCGGGTAGATCTAAAATTTGTCCGGTGTGTATGCCGTAATTCATTTCGACCACTTGTAAACCGAGACTTTTTTTATCATACGGATCGCTTTGAATTAGTTTTCCGTCACTTGGATGAAAATAATAATTACTCTGATGATCGAATCGCAAAGTATGTGGATAAGCTCCTGTGTTTATAATATCTCCTTTGTTTTGTGGAAACATAACATAAAACATTTCGGCTTTTGGCTGTAGTCGCATCGTTTCGACAAAAGCGTTGTCTACGGCGAGTAGATTGTTTTGCTTAAATTTTGTGGTGTCAATTGTCGGGGCTTTTGTTTCTAAAGCTTTGTCTCCACCAAAATTGAACGTTTTGTAAATACCGTCGCCAACCCATTCATAGGTAAAAGTTAATCCGGTAATAGCTATGATCACTGCAATAATTGAAATATAAAATCCGGAAGTATTGTGCCAGTCATAGTTGACACGACGCCATTTGGCAGACCACTTTACGGTAAAACTTCTTTTGATATCACTTTTTCTTTTGGGCCACCATTGAATTAACCCTGAAATGACTAACAGTATAAAGATGATCGTGGCACCGCCAATAATATGTTTTCCGATATAATCGGGTAAAAGAAGATACAAATGAATGTATTCGACGATTATAAAAAAGTCTGTTTTGGGATTTTCTGTTTTTAAATATTTACCGGTGTAAGGGTTGAAATACAGGTATTCGTTTTCGGTATCGGTAAAGGTG is a window from the Flavobacterium cupriresistens genome containing:
- a CDS encoding NADH-quinone oxidoreductase subunit D, giving the protein MSELLLPPEHRYAKIIKEKLNEDGSELSVLNLGPTHPATHGIFQNILLMDGERILEAEPTIGYIHRAFEKIAENRPFYQITPLTDRMNYCSSPINNMGWWMTLEKLLNIEVPKRAQYLRVIIMELARITDHLICNSILGVDTGAYTGFLYVFQFREKVYEIYEEICGARLTTNMGRIGGFERDWSPEAFRKLDVFLEEFPVAWKEFENLFERNRIFIDRTVNVGAISAEQAMAYGFTGPNLRAAGIDYDVRVAHPYSSYEDFDFIVPVGKSGDTYDRFCVRNAEVWESLSIIRQALDKMPAGNEYHAEVPDYYLPPKEDVYTSMESLIYHFKIVMGEVPVPVAEIYHPVEGGNGELGFYLVTDGSRTPYRLHFRRPCFIYYQAYPEMIKGALLSDAIVILSSLNVIAGELDA
- a CDS encoding NADH-quinone oxidoreductase subunit C, which encodes MALDNTLIQDKLTETFDSSVFNFREERDVFTLETSADKITALILFLKNDQDLRFHFLTDLCGVHYPDNEVESQFAIVYHLHNWYENKRIRIKVFINGEKPEIKTISNIFLSSNWMERETYDFYGVNFIGHPQLKRILNMDEMISFPMRKEFPMEDSGRTDKDDRFFGRTTTNC
- a CDS encoding NADH-quinone oxidoreductase subunit B translates to MSDSKVNMVAPPEGVVGEGFFATKLNDVVGLARANSLWPLPFATSCCGIEFMATMASHYDLARFGSERVSFSPRQADMLLVMGTISKKMGPILRQVYEQMAEPRWVIAVGACASSGGIFDTYSVLQGIDKIIPVDVYVPGCPPRPEQIVDGVMRLQDLVKSESVRRRSSPEYQELLASYNIS
- a CDS encoding NADH-quinone oxidoreductase subunit A translates to MQSDQYSYLPILMQLILAVGFVVGTIIVSGKLGPKRTSDIKDKNFECGVESVGNARIPFSVKYFLVAILFVLFDVEVIFLYPWAVNFKELGIEGMLKMIIFMSLLLVGFFYIIKKKALEWE
- a CDS encoding cold-shock protein: MRTGTVKFFNESKGYGFITDEETGKDIFVHASGINAEELREGDRVSYEEEEGRKGKVAAKVAVI
- the aspS gene encoding aspartate--tRNA ligase, which encodes MYRSHNCGELNASNINTEVTLAGWVQKSRDKGFMNWVDLRDRYGITQLIFDEVRTDKTVFELAKTLGREFVIQVKGTVIEREAKNKNIPTGDIEILVTELTILNAALTPPFTIEDETDGGEDIRMKYRYLDIRRNPVKNSLLFRHKVAMEVRKYLSDLDFCEVETPYLIKSTPEGARDFVVPSRMNEGQFYALPQSPQTFKQLLMVGGMDKYFQIVKCFRDEDLRADRQPEFTQIDCEMAFVEQEDILNVFEGLTRHLLKEIKGVEVAKFPRITYDYAMKTYGNDKPDIRFGMEFGELNEFAQHKDFPVFNAAELVVGIAVPGAGNYTRKEIDALIDWVKRPQVGASGMVYAKCNDDGTYKSSVDKFYDQDDLGQWAKITGAKPGDMIFVLSGPANKTRAQLSALRMELATRLGLRKPEEFAPLWVVDFPLLELDEESGRYHAMHHPFTSPKPEDMQLLETEPGKVRANAYDMVLNGNEIGGGSIRIHDKATQQLMFKYLGFTEEEAKAQFGFLMDAFQFGAPPHGGLAFGLDRLVAILGGQETIRDFIAFPKNNSGRDVMIDAPATIDDAQLKELHIKVDLV
- a CDS encoding TlpA family protein disulfide reductase, which encodes MKKLFVTGLLVLTALNGIGQTKSQVKFTAKITNRNSDTLVIKGANNFKQVIPINKKEIFVASFTAPKGFYRFSDGVESSSLFLKPGSEVNLTMNAKEFDETIVYKGKGTNESNFLAQQALRDEKFENEAFAKEAAEFASLLQEKKKTDLDNIEKGDFDPEFKTGLKKSVEKFHEYAAQQYKSEADMKKLKGAVSADFDYENHKGGKTKLSDLKGKYVYIDLWATWCGPCRAEIPFLQKIEEKYHGKNIEFVSVSVDAVKDHDKWQKFVTDKQLGGIQLFSDNEWNSAFVTSYNVTGIPRFILIDPKGNILEPNAERPSSPELQKQLDALLN
- a CDS encoding toxin-antitoxin system YwqK family antitoxin; protein product: MKKCVILVAILFSGILVAQEVKPELEAVGNKVKATYYYENGNVQQEGFFKDGKLDGVWVSYDEKGNKKAVGEYTDGVKTGKWIFFNENNLCEVAYENSKVSSVKNLQKNALANRN
- a CDS encoding PepSY-associated TM helix domain-containing protein; translation: MGFTKQIRFIHKWLGLISGLIVFIVSVTGCIFCFHDEIKDITRKEWRIVEPQNKPFLLPSVLQEKAKLIAPKNKVSMVSYYGKNRSAIAYTFTDTENEYLYFNPYTGKYLKTENPKTDFFIIVEYIHLYLLLPDYIGKHIIGGATIIFILLVISGLIQWWPKRKSDIKRSFTVKWSAKWRRVNYDWHNTSGFYISIIAVIIAITGLTFTYEWVGDGIYKTFNFGGDKALETKAPTIDTTKFKQNNLLAVDNAFVETMRLQPKAEMFYVMFPQNKGDIINTGAYPHTLRFDHQSNYYFHPSDGKLIQSDPYDKKSLGLQVVEMNYGIHTGQILDLPGKIIAFTVSLIAAALPVTGFIIWFGRRKKAKKTKI